A portion of the Myripristis murdjan chromosome 13, fMyrMur1.1, whole genome shotgun sequence genome contains these proteins:
- the LOC115369749 gene encoding olfactory receptor 52A1-like: protein MKNESFSLYTELSLDPFIIPPGGKYPIFFLGIVIYFFGIFCNLTLLTLIIMQRNLHKPMYFILFSLPLNDLIGITAMLPKVLSDIVTGTNKVYYPLCVVQGFLLHMYGGGVLFILAAMSFDRYVAICMPLRYSSLMTPRVVICIISLVWGLDFVLIVSLFSLQTRLPRCKTAIMNVFCDNPSLLKLTCGNTAVNNIIGLFNTAVMQLVSVSVQTFSYVKILITCLVTRRSEAKTKAINTCVAQLIIFITFEIVGTFTILSHRFKNVSADLQKIMGMLIFLVPPLLNPIVYGLNTSEIRNTLLKVFKNKVSPIRGGDHLSELLQREIYLSFKMATFIYPGLMKK from the exons atgaaaaacgaATCCTTCAGTCTTTACACTGAACTAAGCCTGGACCCGTTTATCATCCCACCTGGAGGAAAGTATCCTATATTCTTTCTTGGTAtcgtcatttatttttttggcatattcTGCAATCTGACGTTGTTGACTTTAATTATCATGCAGAGGAACCTTCACAAGCCCATGTATTTCATCCTGTTTAGTCTTCCCCTCAATGATCTGATAGGCATCACTGCCATGCTACCGAAGGTGCTATCGGACATTGTGACGGGCACTAACAAGGTTTACTATCCTCTCTGTGTTGTACAGGGGTTCTTGCTCCACATGTATGGTGGTGGGGTTTTGTTTATCCTTGCAGCGATGTCCTTCGACCGTTACGTTGCCATCTGCATGCCGTTACGTTACAGCTCCCTCATGACACCCAGAGTTGTGATCTGTATTATCTCTCTGGTTTGGGGTCTTGACTTTGTGCTGATAGTGTCATTATTTTCTTTGCAAACAAGGCTTCCCAGGTGTAAAACTGCTATCATGAATGTTTTCTGTGATAACCCCTCTCTCCTGAAGCTCACCTGTGGAAACACCGCAGTCAACAACATCATAGGGCTGTTTAACACAGCCGTCATGCAGCTTGTGAGTGTGTCCGTTCAGACGTTTTCTTACGTGAAGATCCTGATCACTTGCTTGGTTACGAGGAGGTCTGAGGCGAAGACCAAAGCTATAAACACGTGTGTGGCGCAGCTGATCATATTCATCACGTTTGAGATTGTGGGGACTTTCACCATTTTATCGCACAGGTTCAAAAACGTCTCGGCTGACTTGCAGAAGATAATGGGCATGCTAATATTTCTGGTGCCCCCACTTCTGAATCCGATTGTATACGGACTGAATACGAGTGAAATACGAAACACTCTCCTGAAGGTCTTTAAGAACAAAGTGTCA CCCATTAGAGGTGGTGATCATCTCAGTGAATTATTGCAGAGAGAAATATATTTGAGTTTCAAGATGGCCACTTTCATATATCCAGGCCTAATGAAGAAATAG
- the LOC115369750 gene encoding olfactory receptor 4D1-like → MNTNASLPNGTLLIMESLDLSTATIYPAFLFGTLTYIFILFCNLLILTTIALNRKLHNPMLILLFNLPLSDIMGATAFFPHLVLSIMSQNRLISFPACFIQALLIHLYGGGNLLILSAMAYDRYIAICFPLRYNSIMTQNKLVGLIICIWLLDFLLILVLLLLVMRLKFCRTNIVDVYCNNPSLVKLACEDTKVNNYYGIFGIVVLQGGSLAVIIYTYIQILRTCLTNKQPLARQKAIQTCGTHLVVFLILQINTAFVLISHRFESVSPYMRRTLGVSVLVFPPFLNPLIYGLKTKELRESYNRLLQALGNSPGSFMRLMTSNFGPDKVKIIENLTEKDLMMEDWCTPSPRKLRSVLGMFNLYNHYTEGLSTLERPLQADV, encoded by the exons ATGAATACAAATGCCTCTCTTCCTAATGGAACTTTACTGATAATGGAATCATTAGATTTATCTACAGCAACTATTTACCCAGCATTCCTTTTTGGGACccttacatatatatttattctgttttgtaaTTTGCTGATCTTAACAACAATTGCCTTGAATAGGAAACTGCATAATCCTATGTTAATCCTACTTTTCAACCTGCCCCTCAGTGACATCATGGGTGCTACAGCGTTTTTCCCTCACCTGGTGCTCAGCATCATGTCACAAAACAGATTGATTTCCTTCCCGGCATGTTTTATTCAGGCTCTGCTGATTCACCTTTATGGTGGAGGTAATTTGCTCATCTTAAGTGCTATGGCATATGACAGATATATTGCTATATGTTTTCCTTTGAGGTACAACTCCATCATGACTCAAAATAAGCTGGTGGGCTTGATTATTTGTATTTGGCTTTTAGATTTTTTGTTGATACTAGTTCTCTTATTGCTGGTCATGCGGTTAAAATTTTGCAGGACAAATATAGTGGATGTATACTGCAACAATCCCTCATTAGTGAAATTAGCCTGTGAGGACACTAAAGTAAACAACTACTATGGGATATTTGGGATAGTAGTCCTCCAAGGCGGATCACTGGCAGTGATCATATACACATACATCCAGATCTTGCGCACTTGTTTAACAAATAAGCAGCCACTTGCCCGACAGAAAGCCATTCAGACATGTGGGACTCACCTGGTGGTTTTCTTAATCCTACAGATCAATACTGCTTTTGTACTGATTTCTCACCGCTTTGAAAGTGTGTCTCCTTACATGAGAAGGACTCTTGGTGTGTCAGTCCTagttttccccccatttttgAACCCTCTTATATATGGGCTGAAAACTAAAGAACTCAGGGAAAGT TATAACAGACTGCTACAGGCCCTCGGTAACAGTCCAGGTTCCTTCATGAGACTCATGACATCCAACTTCG GTCCAGACAAAGTTAAGATCATAGAAAACCTTACAGAGAAGGACCTTATGATGGAGGACTGGTGTACTCCCTCTCCTCGGAAACTGAGATCAGTGTTGGGCATGTTCAACCTTTACAACCACTACACTGAAGGACTCTCTACCCTAGAAAGACCACTACAAGCTGATGTCTGA
- the LOC115369751 gene encoding putative gustatory receptor clone PTE03, which produces MNTNASLPNGTLLKMESLDLSTATIYPAFLFGTLTYIFILFCNLLILMTIALNRKLHNPMLILLFNLPLSDIMGATAFFPHLVLSIVSQNRLISFPACFIQALLIHLYGGGNLLILSAMAYDRYIAICFPLRYNSIMTQNKLVGLIVCIWLLDFLLMLVLLFLVMRLKFCRTNIVDVYCNNPSLVKLACEDTKVNNYYGIFGTVVLQGGSLAVIIYTYIQILRTCLTNKQSLARQKAIQTCGTHLVVFLILQINTAFVVISHRFESVSPYMRRTLGVSILVFPPFLNPLIYGLKTKELRENLLKVLAKLFPSRT; this is translated from the exons ATGAATACAAATGCCTCTCTTCCTAATGGAACTTTACTGAAAATGGAATCATTAGATTTATCTACAGCAACTATTTACCCAGCATTCCTTTTTGGGACCCTTACGTatatatttattctgttttgtaaTTTGCTGATCTTAATGACGATTGCCTTGAATAGGAAACTGCATAATCCTATGTTAATCCTGCTTTTCAACCTGCCCCTCAGTGACATCATGGGTGCTACAGCGTTTTTCCCTCACCTGGTGCTCAGCATCGTGTCACAAAACAGATTGATTTCCTTCCCGGCATGTTTTATTCAGGCTCTGCTGATTCACCTTTATGGTGGAGGTAATTTGCTCATCCTAAGTGCTATGGCATATGACAGATATATTGCTATATGTTTTCCTTTGAGGTACAACTCCATCATGACTCAAAATAAGTTGGTGGGATTGATTGTTTGTATTTGGCTTTTAGATTTTTTGTTGATGCTAGTTCTCTTATTTCTGGTCATGCGGTTAAAATTTTGCAGGACAAATATAGTGGATGTATACTGCAACAATCCCTCATTAGTGAAATTAGCCTGTGAGGACACTAAAGTAAACAACTACTATGGGATATTTGGGACAGTAGTCCTCCAAGGCGGATCACTGGCAGTGATCATATACACATACATCCAGATCTTGCGCACTTGTTTAACAAATAAGCAGTCGCTTGCCCGGCAGAAAGCCATTCAGACATGTGGGACTCACCTAGTGGTTTTCTTAATCCTACAGATCAATActgcttttgttgtgatttCTCACCGCTTTGAAAGTGTGTCTCCTTACATGAGAAGGACTCTTGGTGTGTCAATTCTagttttccccccatttttgAACCCTCTTATATATGGGCTGAAAACTAAAGAACTCAGGGAAA ACCTATTGAAGGTACTTGCCAAGTTATTTCCAAGTAGAACTTAG